A stretch of Myxococcus hansupus DNA encodes these proteins:
- a CDS encoding M2 family metallopeptidase, which produces MNRKHPLNSLLRTAAVAVALPAFLGCAQDSQATREAPPAAESQASTSAAASQPTPEEAKAFAEKINADLKALWTKQATAEWIKSTYITDDTERNAAYVNEEVLAYVNGAIKEARRFDGLTLDADTARMLHLLKVSQALPAPSDAQKRSELAATAAKLEGLYGKGKYCGPDGKGKCRDLEVLSDVIAESRNYNELLDAWQGWHSVARPMRPLYERLVSISNEGAKDIGFNDLGTLWRSAYDMPPAEFEVEAQRLWGQVKPLYDDLHCYVRGRLAKQYGADKVPEGKPIPAHLLGNMWAQEWNNIYPLVEPFPGQASLDVDAALKQQKYDAMRMVKLGEKFFTSLGLKELPQTFFERSQFTKPEGRDVVCHASAWDVNFDNDLRIKMCIKPTEEDLVTIHHELGHNYYYTYYYQLPVLYQAGANDGFHEAIGDALTLSITPSYLQQAGLLKAVPKNEKNLINLQMKDALEKIAFLPFGLLVDQWRWEVFSGRVQPADYNKSWWTLREKYQGVGAPVARSEQDFDPGAKYHVPANVPYTRYFLARILQFQFHKALCEASGYKGALHECSIYGNKEAGKRLQAMLELGASKPWPDALQAMTGTRQMDATPLLDYFSPLRTWLQAQNKGQKCGW; this is translated from the coding sequence ATGAACCGGAAACATCCCCTGAATTCCCTCCTGCGCACGGCCGCCGTGGCCGTCGCGCTGCCCGCCTTCCTGGGGTGTGCCCAGGACTCCCAGGCGACGCGCGAGGCGCCCCCCGCGGCCGAGTCCCAGGCCTCCACGAGCGCCGCCGCGTCCCAGCCCACGCCCGAAGAGGCGAAGGCGTTCGCGGAGAAGATCAACGCGGACTTGAAGGCCCTGTGGACGAAGCAGGCCACCGCGGAGTGGATCAAATCCACGTACATCACCGACGACACCGAGCGGAACGCGGCGTACGTCAACGAAGAGGTGCTGGCCTACGTCAACGGCGCCATCAAGGAGGCGCGCCGCTTCGACGGCCTGACGCTGGACGCGGACACCGCGCGCATGCTGCACCTGCTCAAGGTGTCGCAGGCGCTGCCCGCGCCGTCGGACGCGCAGAAGCGGTCCGAGCTGGCCGCGACGGCGGCGAAGCTGGAAGGCCTCTACGGCAAGGGCAAGTACTGCGGTCCGGACGGGAAGGGGAAGTGCCGCGACCTCGAGGTGCTGTCCGACGTCATCGCGGAGAGCCGCAACTACAACGAGCTGCTCGACGCATGGCAGGGCTGGCACTCGGTGGCCCGTCCCATGCGTCCGCTGTACGAGCGCCTGGTGTCCATCTCGAACGAGGGCGCCAAGGACATTGGCTTCAACGACCTGGGCACGCTGTGGCGCTCCGCGTACGACATGCCGCCCGCGGAGTTCGAGGTCGAGGCCCAGCGCCTGTGGGGCCAGGTGAAGCCGCTCTATGACGACCTGCACTGCTACGTGCGTGGCCGGTTGGCGAAGCAGTACGGCGCCGACAAGGTCCCCGAGGGCAAGCCCATTCCCGCGCACCTGCTCGGCAACATGTGGGCGCAGGAGTGGAACAACATCTACCCGCTGGTGGAGCCCTTCCCGGGGCAGGCCAGCCTGGACGTGGACGCGGCGCTGAAGCAGCAGAAGTACGACGCGATGCGGATGGTGAAGCTGGGTGAGAAGTTCTTCACCTCGCTGGGGCTCAAGGAGTTGCCGCAGACCTTCTTCGAGCGCTCGCAGTTCACCAAGCCGGAAGGCCGTGACGTCGTGTGTCACGCCAGCGCGTGGGACGTGAACTTCGACAACGACCTGCGCATCAAGATGTGCATCAAGCCCACCGAGGAGGACCTGGTCACCATCCACCACGAGCTGGGCCACAACTACTACTACACGTACTACTACCAGCTCCCGGTGCTCTATCAGGCCGGCGCCAACGACGGCTTCCACGAGGCCATTGGCGACGCGCTCACGCTGTCCATCACCCCGAGCTACCTCCAGCAGGCCGGTTTGCTGAAGGCGGTTCCGAAGAACGAGAAGAACCTCATCAACCTCCAGATGAAGGACGCGCTGGAGAAGATTGCCTTCCTGCCGTTCGGTCTGCTCGTGGACCAGTGGCGCTGGGAGGTGTTCTCCGGCCGGGTGCAGCCGGCGGACTACAACAAGTCCTGGTGGACGCTGCGGGAGAAGTACCAGGGCGTGGGCGCGCCGGTGGCGCGGTCCGAGCAGGACTTCGACCCGGGTGCGAAGTACCACGTGCCCGCAAACGTTCCGTATACGCGTTATTTCCTGGCGCGAATCCTCCAGTTCCAGTTCCACAAGGCGCTCTGTGAGGCGTCTGGTTACAAGGGCGCCCTCCACGAGTGCTCCATCTATGGGAACAAGGAGGCCGGCAAGCGGCTCCAGGCCATGTTGGAGTTGGGCGCGAGCAAGCCGTGGCCCGACGCCCTCCAGGCCATGACGGGGACCCGGCAGATGGACGCCACGCCGCTGCTCGACTACTTCAGCCCGCTGCGCACCTGGCTCCAGGCCCAGAACAAGGGCCAGAAGTGTGGTTGGTAA
- a CDS encoding DUF3105 domain-containing protein, which yields MRYDAAVMPRSRLFPLLTLAALTGCGETEVDPDAACARFSFPLSAPSPSHHLDSCSTEGCGNEENPPNSGLHCGNVAPCLLHSEPVHPCLYIHNLEHGHAVFLYNCPDGCPDEVAKLEAAAATAPRGGNGVHRALIAPAPGLPQRVAAMLWRRTYLADSADPEALRCLMALQDQGAPEPYLTCPSGLF from the coding sequence ATGCGGTATGACGCGGCCGTGATGCCCCGCTCTCGCCTGTTCCCCCTCCTCACGCTCGCCGCGCTCACGGGCTGCGGTGAGACCGAAGTCGATCCGGATGCCGCGTGTGCGCGGTTCAGCTTTCCGCTGTCGGCACCGAGCCCTTCGCACCACCTCGATTCGTGCTCCACCGAAGGGTGTGGCAACGAGGAGAACCCGCCGAACTCCGGCCTCCACTGCGGCAACGTCGCCCCGTGCCTCCTGCACTCGGAGCCGGTCCACCCGTGCCTTTACATCCACAACCTGGAGCACGGCCACGCGGTGTTCCTCTACAACTGCCCGGACGGGTGCCCCGACGAGGTGGCGAAGCTCGAAGCCGCCGCGGCCACCGCCCCGCGAGGCGGCAACGGCGTTCACCGGGCCCTCATCGCGCCAGCCCCCGGGCTGCCCCAGCGCGTGGCCGCGATGCTGTGGCGGCGGACATACCTGGCGGACTCCGCCGACCCCGAGGCGCTCCGCTGCCTCATGGCGCTTCAGGACCAGGGCGCGCCGGAGCCGTACCTGACGTGCCCGAGCGGACTCTTCTGA
- a CDS encoding metallophosphoesterase: MRHLRTAVPVALVGWLAACGGPVEETREVATTESALNCASLSREVHHRIRPANGDSLYTLNANEAANAATTWGYTDNRGVAFRAAAATGTGLSPVYRIYSPSRTEHFWTIDEAERNDLMQNGGYTTDENVGFYASKTPAACLVPVYRFSNTALRKHRFAITEAQRNELTAAGWVSQGIKFYAAPESTPPVDTKFTFAVIPDTQNEVLTTPATRLSHRLQWLVDNRSALDLRFVLHTGDVVNWDTPDHIQYVRASVSTEILDAAGIPYVYAIGNHDTAAVCPGGSACPGNVNANLRDTSTFNAHIPLTRFTALAGVYEAGKIDNSYHTFSEGGLEWLVLNLELWARTGAVDWAKTVLAQHPRHNVIINTHSHLTGGGTIEPRNGGYGNNSPQYVFDQLIKQYANVRFVFSGHTGNAAYLASTGVHGNTIHQILTAYHENTSNLTRLVEVDTAANTFSTRVYSPMTNAEKQDGSKFTISNVSWVR; encoded by the coding sequence TTGAGGCACCTGAGAACCGCAGTTCCCGTGGCACTGGTGGGTTGGCTGGCGGCGTGCGGCGGACCGGTGGAGGAGACCCGTGAGGTCGCCACCACCGAGTCCGCGCTCAACTGCGCATCGCTGAGCCGGGAGGTCCACCACCGCATCCGTCCCGCCAACGGTGACAGCCTCTACACGCTCAACGCGAACGAGGCCGCCAACGCCGCCACCACCTGGGGCTACACGGACAACCGGGGCGTGGCGTTTCGCGCCGCGGCCGCCACGGGGACGGGGCTGTCGCCCGTCTACCGCATCTACAGCCCCAGCCGCACGGAGCACTTCTGGACCATCGATGAGGCCGAGCGGAACGACCTCATGCAGAACGGCGGCTACACGACGGACGAGAACGTCGGCTTCTACGCGTCGAAGACGCCCGCGGCGTGTCTCGTCCCCGTGTACCGCTTCTCCAACACCGCGCTGCGCAAGCACCGCTTCGCCATCACCGAGGCCCAGCGCAACGAGCTCACCGCCGCGGGCTGGGTGAGCCAGGGCATCAAGTTCTACGCGGCGCCGGAGTCCACCCCACCAGTCGACACGAAGTTCACCTTCGCCGTCATCCCGGACACGCAGAACGAGGTCCTCACCACGCCCGCCACGCGGCTCAGCCACCGGTTGCAGTGGCTGGTGGACAACCGGAGCGCGCTGGACCTGCGCTTCGTGCTGCACACGGGTGACGTGGTGAACTGGGACACGCCGGACCACATCCAATACGTGCGCGCCAGCGTGTCCACGGAGATTCTGGACGCCGCCGGCATCCCCTACGTCTACGCCATTGGCAATCACGACACGGCGGCCGTGTGCCCCGGCGGCAGCGCGTGCCCCGGCAACGTCAACGCCAACCTGCGCGACACGAGCACCTTCAACGCGCACATCCCGCTCACGCGCTTCACCGCGCTGGCCGGGGTGTATGAGGCGGGGAAGATCGACAACTCCTACCACACGTTCTCCGAGGGCGGCCTGGAGTGGCTGGTGCTGAACCTGGAGCTGTGGGCGCGCACGGGCGCCGTCGACTGGGCCAAGACGGTGCTGGCGCAGCACCCCCGGCACAACGTCATCATCAACACCCACTCCCACCTGACGGGCGGCGGCACCATCGAGCCGCGCAACGGCGGCTACGGCAACAACAGCCCGCAGTACGTGTTCGACCAGCTCATCAAGCAGTACGCCAACGTCCGCTTCGTCTTCTCGGGCCACACGGGCAACGCCGCGTACCTGGCGAGCACCGGCGTCCACGGGAACACGATTCACCAGATCCTGACGGCGTACCACGAGAACACGTCGAACCTGACGCGCCTGGTGGAGGTGGACACCGCCGCCAACACCTTCTCCACCCGCGTCTATTCGCCCATGACGAACGCGGAGAAGCAGGACGGCTCCAAATTCACGATCAGTAACGTGAGCTGGGTCCGCTGA
- a CDS encoding heparan-alpha-glucosaminide N-acetyltransferase domain-containing protein, with the protein MTSTPASPLVISRDRVRAIDWLRGIAVLFMVQTHTLALLTPELRQSEWVARLLRVDGLVAPAFIFSAGFATALMMVRSAASGTVRTRVHRNLRRAGEVLAVATLVNWAWFPLLREPVWILRMDILQCVGLCLLIVLPVAALLSARPRILSTGAFILAMLTFAVSPLGEQVDGPWATLTEKSTFAPFPLLPWLGYAWLGVFAGTVAGAWGRAGLIKALLVLMGLGFTGAVLGDFLYGLYPPHRFFVANPSNAAARFGWVSTVLLALTWLEARMPADAAPSRLRRFVEVFGTSSLSAYFFHEMLLFYRLGGVFSFQRFFGDRSGWLQYWVLTAVIIGLTFVLCVAVDRLERVVRPALRSLAERVFRQGQHAPAGP; encoded by the coding sequence GTGACGTCCACGCCCGCCTCCCCTCTTGTCATCTCCCGTGATCGCGTCCGCGCCATTGACTGGCTGCGGGGCATCGCGGTGCTGTTCATGGTCCAGACGCACACCCTGGCCTTGCTGACGCCGGAGCTGCGCCAGTCGGAATGGGTGGCGCGGCTGCTGCGCGTCGACGGGCTGGTGGCCCCCGCGTTCATCTTCTCCGCCGGCTTCGCCACCGCGTTGATGATGGTGCGCAGCGCCGCGAGCGGCACGGTGCGCACCCGCGTCCACCGCAACCTCCGCCGCGCCGGCGAGGTGCTCGCGGTGGCCACGCTGGTCAACTGGGCCTGGTTCCCGCTGCTGCGTGAGCCGGTGTGGATCCTCCGCATGGACATCCTCCAGTGCGTGGGCCTCTGCCTGCTCATCGTCCTGCCCGTGGCGGCGCTCCTCTCCGCGCGCCCGCGCATCTTGAGCACCGGCGCGTTCATCCTGGCCATGCTCACCTTCGCCGTGTCGCCCCTTGGCGAGCAGGTGGACGGCCCCTGGGCGACGCTGACGGAGAAGTCCACCTTCGCCCCCTTCCCGCTCCTGCCCTGGCTGGGTTACGCGTGGCTCGGCGTCTTCGCGGGGACGGTGGCGGGCGCCTGGGGCCGCGCCGGACTCATCAAGGCGCTGCTGGTGCTCATGGGCCTGGGCTTCACGGGCGCGGTGCTCGGAGACTTCCTCTACGGCCTCTATCCACCCCACCGCTTCTTCGTGGCCAACCCGTCCAACGCGGCGGCGCGCTTCGGCTGGGTGAGCACCGTGCTGCTCGCCCTGACGTGGCTGGAGGCCCGGATGCCCGCGGACGCGGCACCGTCCCGGCTGCGGCGCTTCGTGGAGGTGTTCGGCACCTCGTCGCTGTCCGCGTACTTCTTCCACGAGATGCTGCTGTTCTATCGGCTCGGCGGCGTCTTCTCGTTCCAACGCTTCTTCGGCGACCGCAGCGGCTGGCTCCAGTACTGGGTGCTGACCGCCGTCATCATCGGCCTCACCTTCGTCCTGTGCGTGGCCGTGGACCGGCTGGAGCGCGTGGTGCGGCCCGCGCTCCGAAGCCTCGCCGAACGCGTCTTCCGGCAGGGACAGCACGCCCCCGCCGGACCTTGA
- a CDS encoding VOC family protein yields MQTARPFRVLGIQQIAIGGADKAPLRKLWVDLLGLTPHGTYRSERENVDEDIVTAGAGPFKVEVDLMQPVDPEKKPRVHETPLNHVGLWVDDLPTAVQWLESQGLRFAPGGIRKGAAGHDICFVHPKGSEQFPYGGEGVLIELVQAPKEVIAAFETLAAAGH; encoded by the coding sequence ATGCAGACCGCCAGGCCATTTCGAGTTCTGGGTATCCAGCAGATCGCCATTGGGGGCGCGGACAAGGCGCCGCTCCGCAAGCTCTGGGTTGACCTGCTGGGCTTGACGCCCCACGGCACCTACCGCAGCGAACGCGAGAACGTGGACGAGGACATCGTCACCGCGGGCGCGGGTCCCTTCAAGGTGGAGGTGGACCTGATGCAGCCGGTGGATCCGGAGAAGAAGCCGCGCGTCCACGAGACGCCGCTCAACCACGTGGGCCTCTGGGTGGACGACCTGCCCACCGCCGTCCAGTGGCTGGAGTCCCAGGGGCTCCGCTTCGCGCCGGGCGGCATCCGCAAGGGCGCCGCGGGCCACGACATCTGCTTCGTCCACCCCAAGGGCAGCGAGCAGTTCCCCTACGGCGGGGAAGGCGTGCTCATCGAGCTGGTGCAGGCGCCGAAGGAGGTCATCGCCGCCTTCGAGACGCTCGCCGCCGCGGGCCACTGA
- a CDS encoding vWA domain-containing protein, with product MSAFSLKRQLTAWGSALLVVGSMPACVSRSPTHEERAVAAAPAQQATRDMPSGNEGKPAEVPAAEPLSVEEDRSAPSSGAPVATGAPPPPPAPAMVAERYKAPSAAKKSMAVGKLEMEHAARGPSPSKPMPRDDSASVARNDTGGNSFTTWKAHGFVDTAKDALSTFAADVDTASYTVSRRYLNQGRLPPTSAVRVEEFVNYFKFRYAPPEKGAFSVHLEGAPSPFSDKRHFLRVGVQGKVVSRSERKPAHLVFLIDTSGSMHSEDKLPLAKEAIKIAVKNLNENDTVAIVTYAGSTRDVLAPTPATDVKSIHAALDALQAGGGTAMGSGMELAYRHAVKKASGSVVSRVVVLTDGDANIGQNISADSMLETIRKYTAEGVTLTSVGFGMGNYRDDLMEKLADKGNGNCFYVDSLREARKVFETQLTGTLEVIAKDVKFQVEFNPASVKRYRLVGYENRDVADADFRNDKVDAGEIGAGHNVTALYEVDLTDSATEPLATVRVRAKAPNGTEASEQAFPFQRDMMRASLEKASPDFRFALAVAATADILRESPASEGWSLATAEKLAQGATDGNADRVEFVNLVGQARALKGASARGR from the coding sequence ATGTCCGCCTTCTCGCTGAAGCGCCAGTTGACCGCCTGGGGCAGTGCCCTGCTCGTCGTTGGAAGCATGCCCGCCTGCGTGAGCCGCAGCCCGACGCACGAGGAGCGCGCCGTCGCCGCCGCCCCGGCGCAACAGGCCACGCGCGACATGCCCAGCGGCAACGAGGGCAAGCCCGCGGAGGTGCCCGCCGCCGAGCCCCTCTCCGTTGAAGAAGACCGGAGCGCGCCCTCTTCCGGCGCCCCCGTGGCGACGGGAGCCCCGCCCCCGCCCCCCGCGCCGGCCATGGTCGCGGAGCGGTACAAGGCGCCCTCGGCGGCGAAGAAGTCCATGGCCGTGGGCAAGCTGGAGATGGAGCACGCCGCGCGCGGGCCCTCGCCCTCCAAGCCGATGCCCCGCGATGACAGCGCGTCGGTGGCGCGGAACGACACCGGCGGCAACTCCTTCACGACGTGGAAGGCCCACGGCTTCGTCGACACGGCGAAGGACGCGCTCTCCACCTTCGCCGCGGACGTGGACACGGCGTCGTACACCGTCTCGCGCCGCTACCTCAATCAGGGCCGCCTCCCGCCGACGTCCGCCGTCCGCGTGGAGGAGTTCGTCAACTACTTCAAGTTCCGCTACGCGCCTCCGGAGAAGGGGGCCTTCAGCGTGCACCTGGAGGGCGCGCCCTCGCCGTTCAGCGACAAGCGCCACTTCCTGCGCGTGGGCGTGCAGGGCAAGGTCGTCTCCCGCTCGGAGCGCAAGCCCGCGCACCTGGTGTTCCTCATCGACACCAGCGGCTCCATGCACTCGGAGGACAAGCTGCCGCTGGCGAAGGAGGCCATCAAGATCGCCGTCAAGAACCTCAACGAGAACGACACCGTCGCCATCGTCACCTACGCGGGCAGCACCCGGGACGTGCTGGCGCCCACGCCCGCCACCGACGTGAAGAGCATCCACGCCGCGCTCGACGCGCTCCAGGCGGGCGGCGGGACGGCGATGGGCTCCGGCATGGAGCTGGCCTACCGCCACGCGGTGAAGAAGGCGTCCGGAAGCGTGGTGTCCCGCGTGGTCGTCCTCACCGACGGAGATGCCAACATCGGCCAGAACATCAGCGCGGACTCCATGCTGGAGACCATCCGCAAGTACACGGCCGAAGGCGTGACGCTCACCTCCGTGGGCTTCGGCATGGGCAACTACCGCGATGACCTGATGGAGAAGCTGGCCGACAAGGGCAACGGCAACTGCTTCTACGTGGACAGCCTCCGCGAGGCGCGCAAGGTCTTCGAGACGCAGCTCACCGGCACGCTCGAGGTCATCGCCAAGGACGTGAAGTTCCAGGTCGAGTTCAACCCCGCCTCCGTCAAGCGCTACCGCCTGGTCGGCTACGAGAACCGCGACGTCGCGGATGCGGATTTCCGCAACGACAAGGTGGACGCGGGTGAGATTGGCGCGGGCCACAACGTCACCGCGCTGTACGAGGTGGACCTGACGGACTCCGCCACCGAGCCCCTGGCCACCGTGCGCGTGCGCGCCAAGGCCCCCAACGGCACCGAGGCCTCCGAGCAGGCCTTCCCCTTCCAGCGCGACATGATGCGCGCGTCGCTGGAGAAGGCGTCGCCGGACTTCCGCTTCGCCCTCGCCGTGGCCGCCACCGCGGACATCCTGCGCGAGAGCCCCGCTTCGGAAGGCTGGAGCCTCGCCACGGCGGAGAAGCTGGCCCAGGGCGCCACGGACGGCAACGCGGACCGCGTCGAGTTCGTGAACCTGGTCGGCCAGGCCCGCGCGCTCAAGGGCGCCTCCGCCCGGGGCCGCTGA
- a CDS encoding expansin EXLX1 family cellulose-binding protein: MHPLRSQSRRFLLPAAAVILACGACSEDPSGGGVPLGEEQRGIATFYDANGSGNCSYAPTGDLMVAAMNTPQYANSAACGQCVDITGPQGSVRVRIVDRCPECAAGHLDLSREAFARIAEMRLGRVDITWTPVSCDVAGNIEYHFKDGSNPWWTAIQVRNHRLPIQKLEWRRGTGGWQEVRRESYNYFVNDSGMGDGPFDIRVTAPDGQQLEDTLTRVLDDGSVEGSGQFR, translated from the coding sequence ATGCACCCTCTCCGCTCGCAGTCCCGACGTTTCCTCCTCCCGGCCGCCGCGGTCATCCTCGCCTGCGGCGCTTGCAGTGAAGACCCGTCCGGCGGCGGTGTTCCGCTGGGCGAGGAGCAGCGCGGCATCGCCACCTTCTACGATGCCAACGGCTCCGGGAATTGCAGCTACGCCCCCACCGGGGACTTGATGGTGGCCGCCATGAACACGCCGCAGTACGCCAACAGCGCGGCGTGTGGGCAGTGCGTGGACATCACCGGCCCCCAGGGTTCCGTCCGCGTGCGAATCGTCGACCGCTGCCCCGAATGCGCGGCCGGTCACCTGGACCTGAGCCGCGAAGCCTTCGCCCGTATCGCGGAGATGCGGCTCGGCCGGGTGGACATCACCTGGACGCCCGTGTCCTGCGACGTGGCCGGCAACATCGAGTACCACTTCAAGGACGGCAGCAACCCCTGGTGGACCGCCATCCAGGTGCGCAACCACCGCCTGCCCATCCAGAAGCTGGAGTGGCGCCGGGGCACCGGGGGTTGGCAGGAGGTGCGCCGCGAGAGCTACAACTACTTCGTCAACGACAGCGGCATGGGCGACGGGCCCTTCGACATCCGCGTCACCGCCCCCGACGGCCAGCAGTTGGAGGACACGCTGACCCGAGTCCTCGACGACGGCAGCGTCGAGGGCTCAGGCCAGTTCCGCTGA